A window of Nocardiopsis sp. Huas11 genomic DNA:
GGCGCCGGCGCGGGGGTCCTCGCACTCGCGCTCCTGTTGAGGAGCGCCCGGACGGTCCACGGACCGGGGAGGAAGGGGAGGCCGCAGGCGCCGGCGGACGCGGAGGCCGCTCCCGCTCAGGCGGGATCCGGCCAGGGCCCGGGCAGACGCGGTTTCGTACTGACCGCGACAGGCGTCCTGGTCGGCTCGGCGACCGCCGGTGCCGTCGGCCGTCTGCTCCCGAACGTGCTGGGCGGGGCCGGCGCGCGGTCGGCACTCGCCCTGCCGGCCCCGGCCGAGCCCCTGCCGGCCCTGCCCTCGGGAGTCGACCTCGGTGTCCCGGGCCTGACCCCCTTCAGCACCCCCAACGCCGACTTCTACCGGATCGACACCGCCCTCACCATCCCCCGCCTGGACTCGACCCGCTGGCGCCTGCGGGTGCACGGCATGGTCGACGAGCCCTTCGAGATCGACATGGACGAGCTGCTCGCCCTGCCGCTGGTCGAGGCCGACATCACGATGACCTGCGTGTCCAACCAGGTCGGCGGCGATCTGGCGGGCAACAGCCGGTGGCTGGGCTTCCCGCTGGCCGACCTGCTGCGCCGGGCCGGCGTCCAGTCGGGCGCCGACCAGATCCTCAGCACCTCCGACGACGGGTGGACCTGCGGGACGCCCACCGAGGTGGTCATGGACGGACGCGACGCCCTGCTGGCCGTGGGCATGGGCGGGGAGCCCCTGCCCCACGTCAACGGCTACCCCGCACGGATGGTCGTCCCCGGGCTCTACGGCTTCGTCAGCGCGACCAAGTGGGTCACTGACATCAAGCTCACCCGGTTCGCGGACGAGCAGGCCTACTGGGCGCAGCGCGGCTGGGCGGTCCGGGCACCCGTCAAGGTGATGTCCCGGGTGGACGTCCCCGCCCCTCTGGGGCGCGTGCCCTCCGGAGACGTCGTGCTCGCGGGAGTGGCCTGGGCCCAGCACCGCGGGGTGGACGCCGTCGAGGTGCGCGTGGACGACGGCGAGTGGTGGGAGGCCGAACTCGCCCAGGTCCCGGGCATCGACACCTGGACCCAGTGGGTCGCCGAGACCGCGCTCGACCCCGGCCTGCACACGGTCGAGGTCCGGGCCACCGACGCCACGGGCCGCACACAGACCTCGGAGCGAACCGAGACCGTCCCCGACGGAGCCTCCGGTTGGCACCGCATCCGATTCACCGCCGAATAAGGCGATTCCAGACCCGCCACACCGGTGGTCCTGATAGTTGAACAAGTTGAAGGAGAGAACCATGATTCACAAGAACACTCTCACCGTGACCGCCGCCGCTGCCGCCCTCGCGTTCGGTCTGACCGCCTGTGGAGGTATGAGCGATGAGGACGCCGACGCGTCCGCGGAGAACACCAGCACCGAGGAGACCACGGGCGCGGAGGAGACCGAGGCCGAGGGCACCACGGAGACCGCGGGCGAGAACTTCGGTCCCGGCTGCGCCGCGGTCCCCGAGGACGGAGAGGGCAGCTTCGAGGGGATGGCCGATGACCCGGTGGCGACCGCCGCGTCCAACAACCCCGCGCTGTCCACGCTCGTGACCGCCGTGGGAGAGGCCGACCTGGGCGACACGCTCAACTCCGCGGAGGACATCACCGTCTTCGCGCCGGCCAACGACGCCTTCGAGAAGATCCCGCAGGAGGACCTCGACGCACTGCTGGCCGACCAGGAGCAGCTGACCGAGGTGCTGACCTACCACGTCGTCGAGGGCCGCCAGGCGCCCGCCGACCTGGAGGACGGCACGTTCACGTCCCTGCAGGGAGGAGAGGTCACCACGGAGGGCTCCGGCGAGGAGTTCACCGTGAACGGCGACTCCGCGGTGATCTGCGGCAACGTGCAGACCGCCAACGCCACCGTCTACATCGTCGACACCGTGCTCATGCCGGAGTAGGCGCCACGGCCCCCGGGCCGCCCGAGCGTTGAGGCCGGGCGGTCCGGGACCAACGTGTCTCGCGCGGCGCCCCCTGGGCGCCACGCGAGGGGTGGGGGCCTCCACCCTCAACGGAGAGAGCCTTCGGCTCCCGTTCTTCCCGGAACCGACGAGGAAGTGTACAGATGGACGAGGACGCCGCTGCGGTGCCGCCGCACGAGGTCGGGGCGCGACCGGCGGTCCCCGCCGCTCGCCGGCTCGGCGAACTGCTGCGCGAGGTGGCCCGGGGGGACGAGCGCGCCTTCGGGGAGGTGTACGACCTGGTGAGCCCCACCGTGTACGGCCTGGTGCGCCGCATCCTGCGCGACCCCGCGCAGTCGGAGGAGGTGGCCCAGGAGGTCCTCGTCGAGGTGTGGCGGTCCGCGTGCCGCTACGACGAGCGCCGGGGCACGCCCCAGGCCTGGGTGATGACGCTCGCCCACCGCCGGGCCGTGGACCGCGTGCGCTCCGAGCAGGCCGCGACCGACCGGGAGGCCCGCGCGGCCGCCTCGGACACGCGGCGGCCCTACGACGAGGTCGCCGAGGAGGTCACCGACCGGATGGAGAGCGAGCGTGTACGCCGATGTCTGGACACGCTCACCGAACTGCAGTGCGAGTCGGTCCGGCTCGCCTACTACGGCGGCTACACCTACCGTGAGGTGGCCCGGCTGCTGACCACCCCGCTGGGAACCATCAAGACACGCATGCGCGACGGGCTGATCAGGCTCCGGGACTGTTTGGGGGTGGAGTGGTGAGAAGGACGCTGAGTCAAGACCAGCACACGCTGGCGGGCGCCTACGCCCTGCATTCCCTGGCGCCGTCCGAGGCGGTCCGTTTCGAGGACCACCTGGCCGGCTGTGACTCCTGCCGACAGGAGGTCCGCGGGTTCTCCGAGACCGCCGCCCGGCTCGCCGCGGCCACCGCGCGTACGCCGCCCGCCGGACTGCGTGAGCGGGTGCTGGCCGACGTGGCCCGGACGCGGCAGCTCGCCCCGGCGCCCGAGCGCCTGCCCGAGCCCCGCCGCCGGTGGGGATGGGGGCTGGGACTCGTCCTGGCGGCCTGCCTCGCGGTGGTCGTCGCCGTGGGCGCCGTCGCCGTCGACCAGGTCCGCCAGGTACGGGAGCTGCGCGCGAACGAGCAGCGGATCGCCGCCGTGCTCGCCGCCCCGGACGCGGCCTACACCGCGGCGGAGCCGGTGGAGGGTGTGACCGTGTCGCTGGTGTACTCCGAGAGCGAGGGCCGCCTGGTCTTCAGCTCGTACGGTCTGACCGACCTGGAGGACGAGGACTACCAGCTGTGGCTCACCCGTGACGACGGCACCGTGACCTCGGCCGGCGTCCTGTCCGTCCACGACTCCGGCGTCGCCGATCCGCTCCTGGCCTCGGTCGAGGAGGGCCGGACCAGCGGTGTCGCGGTCACGGTGGAGCCGGCCGGCGGCTCCGAGCAGCCCACCGCGGACCCCATGATGGCCATGCCCCTGGAGAGCTGAGACCCGACCGCCCCGTCTCCCCGGGGCCGGACCGCCCTTGACCCGCGGTCCGGTCCCGGGGTCTTCGCGTCCCCGGGGATCCTCGCGTCAGGCGACGGCCACGTCCTCGGGGCGGGGCAGGTCGCGCATGACGGGCGAGAGGCTGAACAGCGCGGCCAGCCCGGAGATCAGCGCCATCATCAGGAAGACCCAGGTGGGCCCGGCGTGGTCGAAGACGATCCCGATGCCGAGGATGCCGATCGGCTGGGAGACCAGGGACATGAACATCACGGCGCCCAGCACCCGCCCCTGGTATCCGTCGGTGACGGAGGCGGCGACGTAGCCGTAGAAGACCGCGTTGACGCACGGGACGGTCGCGAAGACGCAGCCGACCAGGAGCCCGAGGGAGAGCACGTTGGGGGCCACGGCCAGTCCGAGGCCGCAGATCGGCGCGGACCACGCCGCCACGAGGAAGGTGGTCGTGGGGCGGACCCAGCGGACGACCGCCCCGGCCGCGAGGGAGCCCAGCAGGCCGCCGGTGCCGGCCACGGACACCGTCAGGCCGATCTCGACGTTGGAGGCGCCCTGCTGGTCGGCGGTGGCGATGATGGCCAGGAACGCAC
This region includes:
- a CDS encoding molybdopterin-dependent oxidoreductase gives rise to the protein MPHVNTEGRGETTPPRDRRRIVAGSVIGLLSVGAALGAAELAAGLTGSVSPVVAVGDVVVDATPAPLMELAIALFGTADKLVLVTGIAAVLFVAGASLGVIALRCPALGYAGLAVFAAAGLAAVLLRRADDPWAAAPVLAGAGAGVLALALLLRSARTVHGPGRKGRPQAPADAEAAPAQAGSGQGPGRRGFVLTATGVLVGSATAGAVGRLLPNVLGGAGARSALALPAPAEPLPALPSGVDLGVPGLTPFSTPNADFYRIDTALTIPRLDSTRWRLRVHGMVDEPFEIDMDELLALPLVEADITMTCVSNQVGGDLAGNSRWLGFPLADLLRRAGVQSGADQILSTSDDGWTCGTPTEVVMDGRDALLAVGMGGEPLPHVNGYPARMVVPGLYGFVSATKWVTDIKLTRFADEQAYWAQRGWAVRAPVKVMSRVDVPAPLGRVPSGDVVLAGVAWAQHRGVDAVEVRVDDGEWWEAELAQVPGIDTWTQWVAETALDPGLHTVEVRATDATGRTQTSERTETVPDGASGWHRIRFTAE
- a CDS encoding fasciclin domain-containing protein; its protein translation is MIHKNTLTVTAAAAALAFGLTACGGMSDEDADASAENTSTEETTGAEETEAEGTTETAGENFGPGCAAVPEDGEGSFEGMADDPVATAASNNPALSTLVTAVGEADLGDTLNSAEDITVFAPANDAFEKIPQEDLDALLADQEQLTEVLTYHVVEGRQAPADLEDGTFTSLQGGEVTTEGSGEEFTVNGDSAVICGNVQTANATVYIVDTVLMPE
- the sigK gene encoding ECF RNA polymerase sigma factor SigK; this encodes MDEDAAAVPPHEVGARPAVPAARRLGELLREVARGDERAFGEVYDLVSPTVYGLVRRILRDPAQSEEVAQEVLVEVWRSACRYDERRGTPQAWVMTLAHRRAVDRVRSEQAATDREARAAASDTRRPYDEVAEEVTDRMESERVRRCLDTLTELQCESVRLAYYGGYTYREVARLLTTPLGTIKTRMRDGLIRLRDCLGVEW
- a CDS encoding anti-sigma factor, whose product is MRRTLSQDQHTLAGAYALHSLAPSEAVRFEDHLAGCDSCRQEVRGFSETAARLAAATARTPPAGLRERVLADVARTRQLAPAPERLPEPRRRWGWGLGLVLAACLAVVVAVGAVAVDQVRQVRELRANEQRIAAVLAAPDAAYTAAEPVEGVTVSLVYSESEGRLVFSSYGLTDLEDEDYQLWLTRDDGTVTSAGVLSVHDSGVADPLLASVEEGRTSGVAVTVEPAGGSEQPTADPMMAMPLES